A genomic segment from Triticum dicoccoides isolate Atlit2015 ecotype Zavitan chromosome 1A, WEW_v2.0, whole genome shotgun sequence encodes:
- the LOC119292229 gene encoding GDP-mannose 3,5-epimerase 1, translating into MGSTDETGTPYGEYTYAELERELYWPSEKLRISVTGAGGFIGSHIARRLKSEGHYIIASDWKKNEHMTEDMFCHEFHLADLRVMDNCLKVTTNVDHVFNLAADMGGMGFIQSNHSVIMYNNTMISFNMLEAGRINGVKRFFYASSACIYPEFKQLETNVSLKEADAWPAEPQDAYGLEKLATEELCKHYTKDFDIECRIGRFHNIYGPFGTWKGGREKAPAAFCRKAQTSTEQFEMWGDGLQTRSFTFIDECVEGVLRLTKSDFCEPVNIGSDEMVSMNEMAEIVLGFEDKKLPIHHIPGPEGVRGRNSDNTLIKEKLGWAPTMRLKDGLRFTYFWIKEQIEKERTEGKDVALYGSSKVVSTQAPVQLGSLRAADGKE; encoded by the exons ATGGGGAGCACCGACGAGACTGGAACTCCCTATGGCGAGTACACCTATGCTGAGCTGGAGAGGGAGCTGTACTGGCCATCTGAGAAGCTGAGAATCTCGGTCACTGGAGCTGGTGGTTTCATTGGATCCCATATTGCTCGCCGTCTGAAGAGTGAGGGGCACTACATCATTGCCTCAGACTGGAAGAAGAACGAGCATATGACCGAGGACATGTTCTGCCATGAGTTCCACCTTGCTGACCTCAGGGTCATGGACAACTGCCTTAAGGTCACCACCAATGTCGACCATGTCTTCAATCTCGCTGCTGATATGGGAGGCATGGGGTTCATTCAGTCTAACCACTCTGTTATCATGTACAACAACACCATGATCAGTTTCAACATGCTTGAGGCCGGGCGTATCAACGGCGTGAAGAG GTTCTTCTATGCCTCGAGCGCATGCATCTATCCTGAATTCAAACAACTTGAGACAAATGTGAGCTTGAAGGAAGCTGATGCCTGGCCTGCTGAG CCGCAAGATGCCTATGGCTTGGAGAAGCTCGCGACCGAGGAGCTGTGCAAGCACTACACCAAGGACTTTGACATTGAGTGCCGTATTGGCCGTTTTCACAACATTTACGGTCCCTTTGGAACATGGAAAG GCGGTCGTGAGAAGGCACCAGCTGCCTTCTGTAGAAAGGCTCAGACCTCCACCGAACAGTTCGAGATGTGGGGTGATGGTCTCCAGACTCGATCGTTCACTTTTATCGACGAGTGCGTCGAGGGTGTTCTGAG ATTGACAAAGTCAGACTTCTGCGAGCCCGTGAACATCGGAAGCGATGAAATGGTGAGCATGAACGAGATGGCTGAGATTGTTCTCGGCTTCGAGGACAAGAAGCTGCCCATCCACCACATCCCTGGTCCAGAAGGTGTCCGTGGCCGCAACTCTGACAACACACTCATCAAGGAGAAGCTTGGCTGGGCCCCCACAATGAGGCTCAAG GATGGCCTAAGGTTCACCTACTTCTGGATCAAGGAGCAGATCGAGAAGGAGAGGACCGAGGGGAAGGACGTCGCCCTGTATGGATCGTCCAAGGTGGTGTCCACACAGGCGCCGGTGCAGCTCGGCTCCCTCCGCGCGGCTGACGGGAAGGAGTAA